A window from Pseudomonas moraviensis encodes these proteins:
- a CDS encoding YkgJ family cysteine cluster protein, translating into MNTTFSCVGCGKCCTDHHVPLTLAEARMWAADGGQVIVLVEAFLGNGLGLPAQQREHAERRSAMVRSGATDAHVAITFAAYNVGPCRNLDDDKRCRIYERRPLVCRIYPAEINPHIPLNPAAKDCPPESWEQGPELIVGGELVDRELVELIQRSRQADRDDIRLKDAICAMLGIRTTALKGDGFTAYLPNMDAFAQVIDQVSAQPLAAQPSEWLFHLSGDDVAGQVLAAGGQVVTEPAQTYAFISLRAA; encoded by the coding sequence ATGAATACGACGTTTTCCTGCGTAGGCTGCGGCAAATGCTGCACCGACCACCATGTGCCGCTGACGCTGGCCGAAGCCCGCATGTGGGCGGCGGATGGCGGTCAGGTAATCGTGCTGGTCGAGGCCTTTCTCGGCAATGGTCTGGGCCTGCCAGCGCAGCAGCGCGAACATGCCGAGCGCCGGTCGGCCATGGTCCGCAGCGGCGCTACCGATGCTCATGTGGCGATCACTTTCGCCGCCTACAACGTCGGCCCCTGCCGGAATCTTGACGACGACAAGCGCTGCCGAATCTACGAGCGGCGTCCGCTGGTGTGCCGGATTTACCCGGCGGAAATCAATCCGCACATCCCGCTCAATCCTGCTGCCAAGGATTGCCCGCCGGAATCCTGGGAACAGGGACCGGAACTGATCGTGGGCGGCGAATTGGTTGATCGGGAACTGGTTGAGCTGATCCAGCGTTCGCGTCAGGCGGACCGGGATGACATCAGACTCAAGGATGCGATCTGCGCGATGCTCGGGATTCGCACCACCGCGCTCAAGGGCGATGGGTTTACAGCTTATTTGCCGAACATGGATGCGTTTGCGCAGGTGATCGACCAGGTAAGCGCGCAACCGTTGGCGGCGCAGCCGAGTGAGTGGCTGTTTCATTTGTCAGGTGATGACGTGGCCGGGCAAGTGCTGGCAGCCGGAGGCCAAGTGGTGACTGAACCGGCGCAGACTTATGCGTTCATTTCATTGCGCGCGGCTTGA
- a CDS encoding nucleotidyltransferase domain-containing protein produces MENFSLSEALFTATQQKVLGLLFGKPDQTFYANEIVRWAQVGKGGLMRELDRLQRAGILSMTRVGNQTHYQANPACPIYAELLGITRKTFGFAEPLRQALEPFAEQITWAFVYGSIAKNSANTLSDIDLMLIGEGLHYSELMERLMPLEEQLRRPINPTLYTPQDWARKLAAQNSFVMRVMQQEKIDLSGANPLESKDGQQRESGESST; encoded by the coding sequence GTGGAAAACTTTTCTTTAAGCGAAGCCCTGTTCACCGCCACCCAGCAAAAAGTATTGGGATTGTTGTTCGGCAAGCCTGACCAGACGTTCTACGCCAACGAAATTGTGCGCTGGGCGCAGGTTGGCAAAGGCGGGCTGATGCGTGAACTCGATCGATTGCAACGAGCCGGGATCCTCAGCATGACACGAGTGGGTAACCAGACCCATTACCAGGCCAACCCCGCCTGTCCTATCTACGCGGAGCTTCTGGGCATCACGCGTAAGACATTCGGTTTTGCCGAGCCTCTTCGTCAGGCATTAGAGCCGTTTGCCGAACAGATCACGTGGGCGTTCGTGTATGGCTCCATTGCCAAAAACTCGGCGAACACACTCAGTGACATAGATCTCATGCTGATTGGCGAAGGCCTGCACTACAGTGAGTTGATGGAGCGACTCATGCCGTTGGAGGAGCAATTGAGGCGTCCCATCAACCCGACGCTATACACCCCGCAAGACTGGGCCAGGAAGCTGGCGGCACAGAACAGTTTTGTCATGCGGGTGATGCAGCAGGAAAAAATCGATCTGTCAGGGGCAAACCCTTTGGAGTCCAAGGATGGGCAGCAACGAGAGTCTGGAGAATCTTCTACGTAG
- a CDS encoding efflux RND transporter periplasmic adaptor subunit: protein MSIQKNKILLASLLILLAAAGLWFVLKPAPAKLASPTAIPVRVVTVSAKDVPRYTSGIGSVLSLHSVVVRAQIDGILTKILVKEGQLVKAGDLLATIDDRSIRASLDQARAQLGESQAQLQVALVNLKRYKLLSVDDGVSKQTFDQQQALVNQLKATAQGNQASIDAAQVQLSYTQIRSPVTGRVGIRTVDEGNFLRMTDTQGLFTVTQIDPIAVEFSLPQQMLPTLQSLISDPQRAPVKAYIGADTDGETGNLLGEGHLTLIDNQINANTGTIRAKAEFANASQKLWPGLLVTVKIQTAVDKDALVVPPTVVQRGLEQHFVYRVKDDKVEAVPVQMVYQGSGQDIIKGVNAGDVLVTDGQSRLKPGSSVQVMSEPPQVVQAEPKP, encoded by the coding sequence ATGTCCATTCAGAAAAATAAAATCCTGCTCGCCTCTCTCCTGATTTTGCTGGCAGCCGCCGGCCTGTGGTTTGTGCTCAAACCGGCACCGGCCAAACTGGCCAGCCCGACCGCCATTCCTGTGCGCGTGGTGACGGTCAGCGCCAAAGACGTGCCGCGTTATACCAGCGGCATCGGCTCGGTGCTCTCGCTCCACAGTGTGGTGGTGCGTGCGCAGATCGACGGCATCCTGACGAAAATTCTGGTCAAGGAAGGTCAACTGGTCAAAGCAGGCGACCTGCTCGCTACCATCGACGACCGCTCGATCCGCGCCAGCCTCGATCAGGCCCGGGCGCAGTTGGGCGAGAGCCAGGCGCAGTTGCAGGTCGCGCTGGTCAATCTCAAGCGCTACAAATTGCTCAGCGTCGACGACGGCGTGTCGAAGCAGACCTTCGACCAGCAGCAAGCGCTGGTCAATCAGCTCAAAGCCACGGCGCAGGGCAATCAGGCCTCGATCGATGCGGCGCAGGTGCAACTGTCCTACACGCAGATTCGCTCCCCAGTCACCGGGCGCGTCGGTATTCGTACGGTCGATGAAGGCAATTTCCTGCGCATGACCGACACCCAAGGACTGTTCACCGTGACTCAGATCGACCCGATCGCCGTCGAGTTCTCCCTGCCCCAGCAGATGCTGCCGACCCTGCAGAGCCTGATCAGCGATCCGCAACGCGCGCCGGTCAAGGCCTACATCGGCGCCGACACCGATGGCGAAACCGGCAATCTGCTCGGCGAAGGTCATCTGACCCTGATCGACAACCAGATCAACGCCAACACCGGCACCATCCGCGCCAAGGCCGAATTCGCCAACGCCAGCCAGAAGCTCTGGCCGGGTTTGCTGGTGACGGTAAAAATTCAGACGGCTGTGGATAAAGATGCGCTGGTCGTTCCGCCCACCGTCGTACAACGTGGCCTTGAACAACACTTCGTTTACCGCGTGAAGGACGACAAGGTCGAGGCGGTGCCGGTGCAGATGGTGTATCAGGGCAGCGGCCAGGACATCATCAAAGGCGTCAACGCCGGTGACGTGCTGGTGACCGACGGCCAGTCGCGGCTCAAGCCGGGGTCGAGCGTGCAAGTCATGAGTGAGCCGCCGCAAGTGGTGCAGGCGGAGCCGAAGCCATGA
- a CDS encoding multidrug efflux RND transporter permease subunit — protein sequence MNSHKGISTWCIDHPVATILLTIALVLVGAIAFPRLPIAPLPEAEFPTIQVSAQLPGASPDTMASSVATPLEVQFSAIPGMTQMTSSSALGSTLLTLQFTLDKSIDTAAQEVQAAINTAAGKLPKDMPTLPTWKKVNPADSPVLILSVSSTQMPGTELSDLVETLLARQISQIDGVGQINITGQQRPAIRVQASADKLAAIGLTLADIRLAIQQTSLNLAKGALYGESSISTLSTNDQLFHPEDYSQLIVSYKDGAPVHLRDVARVVNGAEDAYVQAWAGDRPGVNLVISRQPGANIVETVDRIQAALPGLEAMLPASVQVKTLIDRTQTIRASLHEVEITLLIAILLVVAVMALFLRQLSATLIVSAVLGVSLIASFALMYVLGFSLNNLTLVAIVVAVGFVVDDAIVVVENIHRHLEAGDDMREAAIKGAGEIGFTVVSISFSLVAAFIPLLFMGGVVGRLFKEFALTATSTIMISVVVSLTLAPTLAALFMRKPVHHANAKPGFSERLLGWYEKGLRRALDHQKLMIGVFGLSLALAVAGYIFIPKGFFPVQDTGFVLGTTEAAADISYGEMVKKHLAMAEIVAADPAVQAFSHSVGVSGSNQTIANGRFWIALKKRGDRDVSASQFIDRIRPQLMKVPGIVLYLRAGQDINLSSGPSRAQYQYVLKSNDGATLATWTQRLTEKLRSNPAFRDISNDLQLGGSITHISIDRSAAARFGLTASDVDEALYDAFGQRQINEFQTQVNQYNVILELDTRQRGKAESLNYFYLRSPLSGEMVPLSALARFDAPTIGPLSIAHDGMFPAANLSFNLAPGVALGDAVILLNQAKAEIGMPTAISGNFQGAAQAFQSSLASQPWLILAALVAVYIILGVLYESFVHPLTIISTLPAAGLGAVIMLWICGQDFSIMALIGLVLLIGIVKKNGILMIDFALEAQRQRGLAPQEAIFEACITRFRPIIMTTLAALLGALPLMLGYGTGAELRQPLGIAVVGGLLVSQMLTLFTTPVIYLWLERLFHRHSHPPAPTPATALATTD from the coding sequence ATGAATTCGCACAAAGGCATCTCGACCTGGTGCATCGATCACCCGGTGGCGACGATCCTGTTGACGATCGCGCTGGTGCTGGTCGGGGCGATTGCCTTCCCGCGCTTGCCGATTGCTCCACTGCCAGAAGCGGAATTTCCTACGATTCAAGTCTCGGCGCAGTTGCCCGGCGCCAGCCCGGACACCATGGCGTCTTCGGTGGCGACGCCGCTGGAGGTGCAATTCAGTGCCATCCCCGGCATGACCCAGATGACCTCGAGCAGTGCGCTGGGCTCAACCCTGCTGACCCTGCAATTCACCCTCGACAAAAGCATCGACACCGCCGCCCAGGAAGTCCAGGCGGCGATCAACACCGCCGCCGGCAAGCTGCCCAAGGATATGCCGACGCTGCCGACGTGGAAGAAGGTCAACCCGGCCGACAGCCCGGTGCTGATCCTCAGTGTCAGCTCCACACAGATGCCCGGCACCGAACTCAGCGACCTGGTGGAAACCCTGCTCGCCCGGCAGATCAGTCAGATCGACGGCGTCGGCCAGATCAACATCACCGGTCAGCAACGTCCGGCGATTCGCGTGCAGGCGTCGGCGGACAAACTCGCGGCGATTGGCCTGACGCTGGCCGACATCAGGCTGGCGATCCAGCAGACCAGTCTGAACCTCGCCAAAGGTGCGCTGTACGGCGAATCGAGTATCTCGACGCTGTCGACCAACGACCAGTTGTTCCACCCCGAGGACTACAGCCAGCTCATCGTTTCCTACAAGGATGGCGCACCGGTTCACCTGCGCGATGTCGCCAGAGTCGTCAACGGTGCGGAAGATGCCTACGTGCAGGCGTGGGCGGGTGATCGTCCGGGGGTGAATCTGGTGATCTCGCGCCAGCCCGGCGCCAACATTGTCGAGACCGTCGACCGCATCCAAGCCGCCCTCCCCGGTCTCGAAGCCATGCTGCCGGCCTCGGTGCAGGTGAAAACCCTGATCGACCGCACGCAGACCATTCGCGCTTCGCTGCATGAGGTTGAGATCACCTTGCTGATCGCGATCCTGCTGGTGGTCGCAGTCATGGCGCTGTTCCTGCGGCAGTTGTCGGCGACCCTGATTGTTTCGGCGGTGCTCGGCGTCTCGCTGATCGCCAGTTTCGCCCTGATGTACGTGCTCGGTTTCAGCCTGAACAACCTGACGCTGGTGGCGATCGTCGTCGCGGTCGGCTTCGTGGTCGACGATGCGATTGTCGTGGTGGAGAACATTCACCGCCATCTCGAGGCCGGCGATGACATGCGCGAGGCGGCGATCAAGGGTGCCGGCGAGATTGGCTTCACCGTCGTTTCGATCAGTTTCTCGCTGGTAGCGGCGTTCATCCCGCTGCTGTTCATGGGCGGTGTGGTCGGGCGGCTGTTCAAGGAATTCGCCCTGACCGCGACGTCCACCATCATGATTTCCGTGGTGGTGTCGCTGACGCTGGCGCCAACCCTCGCCGCGCTGTTTATGCGTAAACCGGTACATCACGCGAACGCCAAACCCGGTTTCAGTGAGCGCCTGCTCGGCTGGTACGAAAAGGGTCTGCGCCGCGCCCTCGACCATCAGAAACTGATGATTGGTGTGTTCGGTCTCTCGCTGGCGTTGGCGGTTGCCGGCTACATTTTCATTCCCAAGGGGTTCTTTCCGGTGCAGGACACCGGTTTCGTCCTCGGCACCACTGAAGCCGCTGCGGACATTTCCTACGGCGAGATGGTGAAAAAACACTTGGCCATGGCGGAAATCGTCGCGGCCGATCCGGCGGTGCAGGCGTTTTCCCATTCGGTGGGTGTTTCCGGCAGCAACCAGACCATCGCCAACGGGCGCTTCTGGATCGCCTTGAAAAAACGCGGCGATCGCGACGTCAGCGCCAGCCAGTTCATCGACCGCATCCGTCCGCAACTGATGAAAGTCCCCGGCATCGTTCTGTATTTGCGCGCAGGGCAGGACATCAACCTCAGCTCCGGCCCGAGCCGTGCGCAGTATCAATACGTGCTGAAGAGCAATGACGGCGCGACCCTCGCCACCTGGACGCAGCGCCTGACCGAGAAACTGCGCAGCAACCCGGCGTTCCGCGACATTTCCAATGATCTGCAACTGGGCGGCAGCATCACTCACATCAGCATCGACCGTAGCGCAGCGGCGCGTTTTGGCCTGACTGCCAGCGATGTCGACGAGGCGCTGTACGATGCGTTCGGCCAACGGCAGATCAATGAATTCCAGACTCAGGTCAACCAGTACAACGTGATTCTCGAGCTGGACACCAGGCAACGCGGCAAGGCCGAAAGCCTCAACTATTTCTACCTGCGTTCGCCGCTCAGCGGAGAAATGGTGCCGCTCTCGGCGCTGGCCCGGTTTGACGCGCCGACCATCGGCCCGCTGTCGATTGCCCACGACGGCATGTTCCCCGCCGCCAACCTGTCCTTCAACCTCGCCCCGGGCGTGGCGCTGGGCGATGCGGTGATTCTGCTCAATCAGGCCAAGGCCGAGATCGGCATGCCCACCGCGATCAGCGGCAATTTCCAGGGCGCGGCGCAGGCGTTCCAGAGTTCGCTGGCCAGTCAGCCGTGGCTGATTCTGGCGGCGCTGGTGGCGGTGTACATCATTCTCGGCGTGCTTTATGAAAGCTTCGTGCATCCGCTGACGATCATCTCGACGTTGCCAGCGGCAGGCCTCGGCGCGGTGATCATGCTGTGGATCTGTGGTCAGGACTTTTCGATCATGGCGTTGATCGGGCTGGTGCTGCTGATCGGTATCGTCAAGAAGAACGGCATCCTGATGATCGACTTTGCCCTCGAGGCGCAGCGCCAGCGCGGACTGGCGCCGCAAGAGGCGATTTTCGAGGCGTGCATCACCCGGTTCCGGCCGATCATCATGACCACCCTCGCCGCGCTGCTCGGCGCGTTGCCGCTGATGCTCGGCTACGGCACCGGCGCCGAACTGCGCCAGCCATTGGGCATTGCCGTGGTCGGCGGTTTGCTGGTCAGCCAGATGCTGACGCTGTTCACCACCCCGGTCATATACTTATGGCTCGAACGGCTGTTTCACCGGCACTCACACCCACCAGCCCCAACGCCCGCAACGGCATTGGCGACCACAGACTGA
- a CDS encoding heavy metal response regulator transcription factor yields MRVLIIEDEEKTADYLHRGLTEQGYTVDLARDGVEGLHLALECDYAVIVLDVMLPGLDGFGVLRVLRALRARKQTPVIMLTARERVEDRIKGLRDGADDYLGKPFSFLELVARLQALTRRSGGHEPVQVTIADLWIDLISRKATRAGTRLDLTAKEFSLLSVLARRQGEILSKTAIAEMVWDINFDSDANVVEVAIKRLRAKLDGPFHEKLLHTIRGMGYVLESRGVQ; encoded by the coding sequence ATGCGCGTTCTGATTATCGAAGACGAAGAAAAAACCGCGGACTATCTGCACCGTGGCCTGACCGAACAGGGCTACACCGTGGACCTTGCCCGCGACGGCGTTGAAGGCCTGCATCTGGCGCTGGAATGCGACTACGCAGTGATCGTCCTCGACGTCATGTTGCCGGGGCTCGATGGCTTCGGCGTGCTGCGCGTGCTGCGCGCGTTGCGTGCGCGCAAACAGACCCCGGTGATCATGCTCACCGCCCGCGAGCGCGTCGAAGACCGCATCAAGGGCCTGCGCGACGGTGCCGACGATTACCTCGGCAAGCCGTTTTCCTTCCTCGAGCTGGTCGCCCGCCTGCAAGCGTTGACCCGGCGCAGCGGCGGCCATGAGCCGGTGCAAGTAACCATCGCCGACCTGTGGATCGACCTGATCAGCCGCAAGGCCACCCGCGCCGGCACGCGCCTGGATCTGACCGCGAAAGAGTTTTCCCTGCTCAGCGTGCTCGCCCGTCGCCAGGGCGAAATCCTCTCGAAAACTGCGATCGCCGAGATGGTCTGGGACATCAATTTCGACAGTGATGCCAACGTCGTCGAAGTCGCGATCAAACGCCTGCGCGCCAAACTGGATGGCCCGTTCCACGAAAAACTGCTGCACACCATTCGCGGCATGGGTTATGTACTGGAGAGCCGTGGTGTCCAGTAA
- a CDS encoding heavy metal sensor histidine kinase, with protein MSSNSIALRLSGMFTLVALVVFLLIGGALYQQVDKGLGLLPEAELDARYSVLESALNRFGTPEHWVKINAKLKLLGEEDKRIRFWVVSGNPGYEYGQPDAAIRAFAQGPLGMHDLYLADHPYPLKVLLTELPAKDQRPSLRFMIGIDTETFHETQHNLLIALIGLAIAGVLMASALGYWVARIGLKPLIKLSQEAQRLAPPLRAGRLRLSPLPPELEQFVESFNSTLERVELAYSRLESFNADVAHELRSPLTNLIGQTQVALTRGRSAEHYFEVLQSNLEELERLRSIINDMLFLASADQGNKATKLTSTSLADEVATTLDYLDFILEDAQVEVQVSGDAQVQIEVAHLRRALINLLSNAVQHTEPGQVIEVRIEVQEHQVSIGVANPGTPIASEHLPRLFERFYRVDASRSNSGNNHGLGLAIVKAIALMHGGDVFVRSDRGMNTFGIHLPV; from the coding sequence GTGTCCAGTAACTCGATTGCCCTGCGTTTAAGCGGGATGTTCACGCTGGTGGCGCTCGTGGTGTTTCTGTTGATTGGTGGCGCACTGTATCAACAGGTCGACAAGGGCTTGGGGCTGTTGCCGGAAGCTGAGCTGGATGCGCGTTACAGCGTGCTCGAGTCGGCGCTCAATCGCTTCGGCACACCGGAACATTGGGTGAAGATCAACGCCAAGCTGAAGCTGCTCGGCGAAGAAGACAAGCGCATCCGGTTCTGGGTGGTCAGTGGTAATCCGGGTTACGAATATGGACAACCCGATGCCGCGATTCGGGCCTTCGCTCAGGGTCCGCTGGGCATGCATGACCTGTATCTGGCCGACCATCCCTACCCCCTGAAAGTGCTGCTGACCGAGTTGCCGGCCAAGGACCAGCGCCCGTCGCTGCGCTTCATGATCGGCATCGATACCGAAACCTTCCATGAGACGCAGCACAATCTGCTGATCGCACTGATCGGTCTGGCGATCGCCGGTGTGCTGATGGCTTCGGCGCTGGGCTATTGGGTGGCGCGCATCGGCCTCAAGCCGTTGATCAAACTGTCGCAGGAAGCTCAGCGCCTGGCACCACCACTACGCGCCGGGCGCTTGCGTCTATCGCCGTTGCCGCCGGAACTGGAGCAGTTCGTCGAGTCGTTCAATTCGACGCTGGAACGGGTGGAACTGGCCTATTCGCGGTTGGAGTCGTTCAACGCCGACGTCGCCCATGAACTGCGGTCACCGCTGACCAACCTGATCGGCCAGACCCAGGTCGCGCTGACCCGCGGGCGCTCGGCCGAACACTATTTCGAAGTGCTGCAATCGAACCTCGAAGAGCTGGAGCGACTGCGTTCGATCATCAACGATATGTTGTTCCTGGCCAGCGCCGATCAGGGCAACAAGGCAACCAAACTGACCTCGACGTCACTGGCTGATGAGGTGGCGACGACCCTGGACTATCTGGATTTCATTCTTGAAGACGCCCAGGTTGAAGTGCAGGTCAGCGGCGATGCGCAGGTCCAGATTGAGGTCGCGCATTTGCGCCGGGCGCTGATCAACTTGCTGAGCAACGCGGTGCAGCACACCGAACCGGGACAGGTGATCGAAGTGCGCATCGAGGTTCAAGAACATCAGGTGAGCATCGGCGTGGCCAATCCCGGGACGCCGATTGCCAGTGAGCATTTGCCGAGGTTGTTCGAGCGCTTTTATCGGGTCGATGCCTCGCGCAGCAACAGCGGCAATAACCACGGCTTGGGGCTGGCGATCGTCAAGGCGATCGCGCTGATGCACGGCGGGGATGTGTTTGTACGCAGTGACCGGGGCATGAACACCTTCGGCATTCACCTTCCGGTCTGA
- a CDS encoding OprD family porin — protein sequence MAATIVPTAHADEPAEQGFVEGSSLNLNARNYYMNRNRLQQADDNIEWGQGFLGVFQSGYTEGTVGFGFDAHAMLGLKLDGGGGTDGSSILPISDGNGKAPGSFSTAGGTLKLRAFDTELKAGDLFLTNPVIAGGDTRMLPQTFRGISLANHSFDGWLIEGGQASFTKPYNQSGHTRIGTSYGTLADGDESQHLTWAGVAWSGVEGLTSSLYASELKDIWNQYYYDLDYTWQLNDLVSLNPGLHFYHTQDTGDALLGDIDNNTWSAHLTVGIGSHSVTAAYQRVNGNTPFDYISQGDSVYLDNSQQYSDFNGPNERSWKLKYAYDFTGVGLPGLTSALSYSRGTVDLTKADPDNPGYSSWYSADGRNAKHWERDIDLQYIVQSGQAKDLAVRLQWATNRGGNGYGAIDSDTDEYRVIIDYPINVF from the coding sequence ATGGCCGCAACGATTGTTCCCACCGCCCACGCCGACGAGCCTGCTGAACAAGGCTTCGTCGAAGGTTCGAGCCTCAACCTGAACGCCCGCAACTACTACATGAATCGCAACCGCTTGCAGCAAGCGGACGACAACATCGAGTGGGGCCAGGGTTTTCTCGGGGTGTTCCAGTCCGGCTATACCGAGGGCACGGTTGGCTTCGGTTTTGATGCCCACGCCATGCTCGGCCTGAAACTCGACGGCGGTGGCGGTACCGACGGTTCGAGTATCCTGCCGATCAGCGATGGCAACGGCAAAGCGCCAGGCTCGTTCTCCACCGCAGGCGGAACGTTGAAGCTGCGTGCGTTCGATACCGAGTTGAAGGCCGGTGACCTGTTCCTCACCAACCCGGTGATTGCCGGCGGCGACACGCGGATGCTGCCGCAGACGTTTCGCGGTATCAGCCTCGCCAATCACAGTTTCGACGGCTGGCTGATCGAAGGTGGCCAGGCCAGTTTCACCAAGCCGTATAACCAGAGCGGTCACACGCGAATCGGTACGTCCTACGGCACCCTCGCCGATGGCGATGAGAGTCAGCACCTGACTTGGGCTGGTGTGGCCTGGAGCGGTGTCGAAGGTCTGACCAGTAGCCTCTATGCCTCTGAGCTGAAAGACATCTGGAACCAGTACTACTACGACCTCGACTACACCTGGCAACTGAACGATCTGGTCAGCCTCAACCCGGGCCTGCATTTCTATCACACGCAAGACACCGGTGATGCGCTGCTCGGCGACATAGACAACAACACCTGGAGCGCGCATCTGACCGTCGGCATCGGCAGCCACAGCGTTACCGCCGCGTACCAGCGGGTCAACGGCAACACACCGTTCGACTACATCAGCCAGGGCGACAGCGTTTACCTGGACAACTCCCAGCAATACTCGGATTTCAACGGCCCGAACGAACGCTCGTGGAAGCTCAAGTACGCTTACGACTTCACGGGTGTCGGCCTGCCAGGGCTGACTTCGGCGCTGTCCTATTCGCGCGGCACGGTCGACCTGACCAAAGCCGATCCGGACAACCCAGGCTATTCCAGCTGGTACAGCGCTGATGGCCGCAACGCCAAACACTGGGAGCGCGATATCGATTTGCAGTACATCGTGCAAAGCGGTCAGGCCAAGGACCTGGCGGTGCGCCTGCAATGGGCGACCAACCGTGGCGGCAATGGCTACGGCGCGATTGATTCGGATACAGATGAATACCGCGTGATCATCGACTACCCGATCAACGTCTTCTAA
- a CDS encoding sensor domain-containing diguanylate cyclase, with protein MIASRTPPVTGQTGRPERLLILGSLLTVIAMVCIVTFLLIREYASAQEAATRRATTIAQLIDADVLRTVELYDLTLQGLIAAAQRDDLQQVSPQIRHLALFDRSATARFKGDILLLDKHGEVVADSSRIEPKPGNFADRDYFLAHAFNREMGMFISRPFKTRCDCDEADQWRISFSRRISSQTGEFLGVAVASLKLDYFDELFKSLDIGTDSTLNIINSDGVLLAQKPYLQSDSVGKSFGNRPNVVRILNDRDGSGSFTSTSSMDKQRRLYTYSRVGNLPLTVMVALSSDEVFGTWRRTAILISGATGVLCLGLLWLTWLLARELRLRHRAERELAQLAATDDLTDVANRRMLDQTLRHEWFRAQRSGQPLSVMMIDADHFKAFNDRHGHQAGDQVLRELAKVITANVRRPADLVARYGGEEFSVILAETDSAGARQIAEQIRCAVENLPWTEGAERAMTVSIGIATWTTASEMTLEQLLFAADKALYQAKEGGRNRVVVSV; from the coding sequence ATGATCGCCAGCCGCACACCTCCCGTCACAGGCCAGACCGGTCGCCCCGAGCGCCTGCTGATCCTCGGCAGTCTGCTGACCGTGATTGCGATGGTGTGCATCGTCACCTTCCTGCTGATCCGCGAGTACGCCAGTGCGCAGGAAGCCGCCACTCGCCGTGCGACCACCATCGCGCAACTGATCGACGCCGATGTGCTGCGCACCGTCGAGCTGTACGACCTGACGCTGCAAGGCCTGATCGCCGCCGCCCAGCGTGACGACTTGCAGCAGGTCTCGCCGCAGATCCGTCACCTGGCGCTGTTCGATCGCTCGGCCACCGCGCGCTTCAAAGGCGACATCCTGCTGCTGGACAAGCATGGCGAGGTCGTCGCCGACTCCTCGCGCATCGAACCGAAACCGGGCAATTTCGCTGACCGCGATTATTTCCTCGCCCATGCGTTCAACCGCGAGATGGGCATGTTCATCAGCCGGCCGTTCAAGACCCGTTGCGATTGCGACGAGGCCGATCAGTGGCGCATCAGCTTCAGTCGACGCATCTCCTCGCAGACCGGTGAATTCCTCGGTGTGGCGGTGGCGTCGTTGAAACTCGACTACTTCGACGAACTGTTCAAAAGCCTCGACATTGGCACCGACAGCACATTGAACATCATCAACAGCGATGGCGTGCTGCTCGCGCAGAAGCCGTACCTGCAAAGCGATTCGGTGGGCAAGAGCTTCGGCAATCGGCCCAACGTTGTGCGCATCCTCAATGATCGCGATGGCAGCGGCAGTTTCACCAGCACCTCGAGCATGGATAAACAACGCCGGCTCTATACCTACTCGCGGGTCGGCAATCTGCCGTTGACCGTAATGGTCGCGCTGTCCAGTGATGAGGTGTTCGGCACCTGGCGGCGCACGGCGATATTGATCAGTGGCGCCACCGGCGTGCTGTGCCTTGGCCTGTTGTGGCTGACCTGGCTGCTCGCCCGGGAACTGCGTTTGCGCCATCGCGCCGAACGCGAGCTGGCGCAACTGGCCGCCACCGATGACCTGACCGACGTGGCCAACCGGCGCATGCTCGATCAGACCCTGCGTCATGAGTGGTTCCGCGCGCAACGCTCGGGCCAGCCGCTGTCGGTGATGATGATCGATGCCGACCACTTCAAGGCCTTCAACGACCGACATGGCCATCAGGCCGGCGATCAGGTCTTGCGTGAGCTGGCCAAGGTGATCACGGCAAATGTACGACGTCCGGCGGATCTGGTTGCGCGTTATGGCGGCGAAGAGTTTTCGGTGATTCTCGCCGAGACCGACAGCGCAGGGGCGCGGCAGATCGCCGAGCAGATCCGCTGCGCTGTGGAAAACCTGCCGTGGACCGAAGGCGCTGAGCGGGCGATGACCGTGAGTATCGGCATCGCCACATGGACGACAGCGAGCGAGATGACCCTGGAGCAGTTGTTGTTTGCCGCGGACAAGGCCTTGTATCAGGCCAAGGAAGGCGGACGCAATCGGGTGGTGGTATCGGTTTGA